The following are encoded in a window of Streptomyces sp. Go-475 genomic DNA:
- a CDS encoding DUF6177 family protein: MTKDVIALTKKMPDPLSVLAGLLSGGPDLLAGAEGEGAVVQLCDQQGRPLVSVEAPLLVQVRGEAERLLGAQEPEVPYWWTEARATTGVQEAEELAGTFAARIATLVGGTAWPPQAAWSMAVVKTDGMTVAPAPAAAQPAVDVLTDKVAVVIQDRPVVAMTAWLSDAFRAAANAGLGLQIVTPAGTRLSPAVRSSLPGWPSRWVVQDDRDGYYDGLSGAVLQWSNGMFVTVESPQATPEDPRTPVAASFQEGIQDTGERQLAISFRTVHPADDRLVLGGAVEAVWRDVTGEPPAGWGTEEPANLPWSLRQLTDVAHERAPEPTWLVVVGTPERPGLATVRITRTKGGVEEDVTLAFGYGPGERIPTDAVAAAAESLATRHDLQSMLVQIRRARRDLSVPARFEGPGVPFAFVLGAEEVRQMPGDRARRTPLPEAPRELGPKTRPALYYPFRGDPSDLSGWQDFERLMRHLKGE, translated from the coding sequence GTGACGAAGGATGTCATCGCCCTCACGAAGAAGATGCCCGACCCGCTGAGCGTGCTCGCCGGCCTGCTCTCCGGCGGGCCGGACCTGCTGGCGGGCGCCGAGGGCGAAGGAGCCGTGGTGCAGCTCTGCGACCAGCAGGGCCGCCCGCTCGTCTCCGTCGAAGCGCCGCTGCTCGTGCAGGTCAGGGGAGAGGCCGAGCGGCTGCTCGGCGCCCAGGAGCCGGAGGTGCCGTACTGGTGGACCGAGGCCCGGGCCACCACCGGCGTCCAGGAGGCCGAGGAACTCGCCGGGACGTTCGCCGCCCGCATCGCCACGCTGGTCGGCGGCACGGCCTGGCCGCCGCAGGCCGCCTGGTCGATGGCCGTGGTCAAGACGGACGGCATGACGGTGGCGCCGGCGCCGGCCGCCGCCCAGCCGGCCGTGGACGTGCTCACCGACAAGGTCGCCGTCGTCATCCAGGACCGTCCCGTCGTCGCGATGACGGCCTGGCTGTCGGACGCCTTCCGCGCCGCCGCCAACGCCGGGCTGGGACTCCAGATCGTCACCCCCGCGGGGACCCGTCTCTCTCCGGCGGTGCGCAGCAGCCTGCCGGGCTGGCCCTCCCGCTGGGTGGTGCAGGACGACCGGGACGGCTACTACGACGGTCTGTCCGGCGCGGTCCTCCAGTGGAGCAACGGCATGTTCGTGACGGTCGAGTCACCGCAGGCGACTCCGGAGGACCCGCGCACCCCCGTCGCCGCCTCCTTCCAGGAGGGCATCCAGGACACGGGCGAACGCCAGCTGGCGATCTCCTTCCGCACCGTCCACCCGGCCGACGACCGGCTCGTCCTCGGCGGTGCCGTGGAAGCCGTCTGGCGGGACGTCACGGGTGAGCCGCCGGCGGGCTGGGGCACCGAGGAGCCGGCCAACCTCCCCTGGTCGCTGCGGCAGTTGACCGACGTCGCCCACGAGCGGGCGCCCGAGCCGACCTGGCTGGTGGTCGTCGGCACGCCGGAGCGGCCGGGCCTGGCGACGGTGCGCATCACCCGGACGAAGGGCGGCGTGGAGGAGGACGTGACCCTGGCCTTCGGTTACGGACCGGGGGAGCGGATCCCGACGGACGCCGTGGCCGCCGCCGCGGAGAGCCTCGCCACCCGGCACGACCTCCAGTCGATGCTGGTCCAGATCCGCCGGGCCCGCCGCGACCTGTCCGTCCCGGCCCGCTTCGAAGGCCCCGGCGTGCCCTTCGCGTTCGTGCTGGGCGCCGAGGAGGTCCGCCAGATGCCGGGCGACCGGGCCCGCCGCACACCGCTGCCCGAGGCGCCGCGGGAACTGGGCCCGAAGACCCGCCCGGCCCTGTACTACCCGTTCCGGGGCGACCCGTCGGACCTGTCGGGCTGGCAGGACTTCGAGCGTCTGATGAGGCACTTGAAGGGCGAATAG
- the eccCa gene encoding type VII secretion protein EccCa translates to MSTRLIHRPARTTRPPAAPEPRTIEAPPNLPDGKTGSIATSLLPVAGVMSSVVMMTVVRNSQFAGLGAIILLVTVIGSLVMLFTQRGKAQRTRRTQREAYLSYLEDLREELSKEERERRESTQVLNPPPDALYDIVRDPARLWERRRLDADFLRVRVGTGEMPVRDLKVAPPGSSVLTPPDEFMLNEASALVARFANGTELPLTVPLDRVGNITVIGNREDTLRVARALIAQAAATHAPDDVAMALAVPGDRIADWEWAKWLPHLLDTEQFDGPVAARRIAPSLPQLARQIGGELRRRASYAAEVRRGLSGKDALAMTSRLLVLADAHGADAVDLPRPDDAVGLRDMSVTVLHLLDQRVQEPGSVGVRITVDGERVVIEDLREKEPISAHGTVDEIGVPFAEGLARMLAPLRLSAESMVDAPLTGPVDFAQLLGIDDVAELDLHRLWAPRGERAFLRVPIGVSDAKEPVLLDLKESSELGMGPHGLCVGATGSGKSELLRTLVLALVATHPPEDLAMVLVDYKGGATFAPFAHLPHVAGVITNLENQAGLVERVHASLAGEVKRRQQVLKDAGNVADIGHYAALRAEKRPDLEPLPHLFVVIDEFGELLTAKPDFIDLFLSIGRIGRSIGVHLLLSSQRIEAGKLKGLETYLSYRLGLRTFSPDESRTVLDTTDAFHLPPLPGFGYLKVDTSHYERFKASYVSGAYRGPVQHEEEDTGPLALEYQAYNTLGQGDSDGPEEPQMRRRETGPTEMGVMIDQLERSGARAVRQIWLPPLPAAVPLDKVAGPVQVGPRGMQLAGRRGPLQVPLGTIDDPTKQWQGQWYLDLTLAGGHAAIIGGPQSGKTTLLRTLALSLALTHTPQEVGVYGLDLVGGGLQALSGLPHVGGIAGRADRERAARTIDSVRAMLDQREELFRVHGIDSLEQLRTLRAAGRVPELASTEIVLLIDGFGALRDDFEDLDDPVVDILKRGSGYGIHVVAGMLRWNDVRIATQSQFGTRVELRLNDPSESSIDRKLGETLSPEEKGRVLTDRKLFAQVALPRTDGLADTADLGTVLETTARQIRATWTGEVAQPVRVLPHVLEAHQLPGPATEPRRVPVGLDQTRLAPVPLDLFHHDQHLLIMGDSECGKTNLLKVIARGLIERYGDKELVFGVFDPRRGLRGVIPEEYRGGYAYNTKLCAGLAAGIASELEKRLPDESADGADLEPGSFSGPRIVILVDDYDVLTTAGQQPLAPFVPYIPSAVDIGLHFVLTRRVAGASRGLYEPLLQSLRESGASALVMSGDRSEGQLFPGVYAGPQPPGRGVLVRRGEPSRLIQTVYEGTR, encoded by the coding sequence ATGAGCACCCGACTGATCCACCGGCCGGCCCGGACCACCAGGCCCCCGGCCGCCCCCGAACCGCGCACCATCGAGGCGCCGCCCAACCTGCCCGACGGCAAGACGGGCTCGATCGCGACCTCGCTGCTGCCCGTCGCGGGCGTGATGTCCTCCGTCGTGATGATGACGGTCGTGCGCAACAGCCAGTTCGCGGGGCTGGGCGCGATCATCCTCCTCGTCACCGTCATCGGCTCGCTCGTCATGCTCTTCACCCAGCGCGGCAAGGCCCAGCGCACCCGCCGCACCCAGCGCGAGGCCTACCTCTCCTATCTGGAGGACCTGCGGGAGGAGCTGTCGAAGGAGGAGCGGGAGCGGCGTGAGAGCACCCAGGTGCTCAACCCGCCGCCGGACGCGCTGTACGACATCGTGCGCGACCCCGCCCGGCTGTGGGAGCGGCGCCGGCTCGACGCCGACTTCCTGCGGGTCCGCGTCGGCACCGGCGAGATGCCGGTGCGCGACCTGAAGGTGGCCCCGCCGGGATCCTCCGTGCTCACCCCGCCCGACGAGTTCATGCTGAACGAGGCCTCCGCCCTGGTCGCGCGCTTCGCCAACGGCACCGAACTCCCGCTCACCGTCCCGCTCGACCGCGTCGGCAACATCACCGTCATCGGCAACCGCGAGGACACCCTCCGCGTCGCCCGCGCCCTGATCGCGCAGGCCGCCGCCACCCACGCCCCCGACGACGTGGCCATGGCGCTGGCCGTGCCCGGCGACCGGATCGCCGACTGGGAGTGGGCCAAGTGGCTGCCCCACCTGCTCGACACCGAGCAGTTCGACGGCCCCGTCGCCGCCCGCCGCATCGCGCCCTCCCTGCCCCAGCTGGCCCGGCAGATCGGCGGCGAGCTGCGCCGCCGCGCCTCCTACGCCGCCGAGGTCCGCCGCGGCCTGTCCGGCAAGGACGCCCTCGCCATGACCTCCCGGCTGCTCGTCCTCGCCGACGCGCACGGCGCCGACGCGGTGGACCTGCCGCGCCCCGACGACGCCGTGGGCCTGCGCGACATGAGCGTCACCGTGCTGCACCTGCTCGACCAGCGCGTGCAGGAGCCCGGCAGCGTGGGCGTGCGCATCACCGTCGACGGTGAGCGCGTCGTCATCGAGGACCTGCGCGAGAAGGAGCCGATCAGCGCCCACGGCACCGTGGACGAGATCGGCGTCCCCTTCGCCGAGGGCCTCGCCCGGATGCTCGCCCCGCTGCGGCTGTCCGCGGAGTCGATGGTCGACGCCCCGCTCACCGGCCCGGTCGACTTCGCCCAGCTGCTCGGCATCGACGACGTGGCCGAACTCGACCTCCACCGGCTGTGGGCGCCGCGCGGCGAACGCGCCTTCCTGCGCGTGCCGATCGGTGTCAGCGACGCCAAGGAGCCCGTCCTCCTCGACCTGAAGGAGTCCTCCGAGCTGGGCATGGGCCCGCACGGCCTGTGCGTCGGCGCCACCGGCTCCGGCAAGTCGGAGCTGCTGCGCACCCTCGTCCTCGCCCTGGTCGCCACGCATCCGCCGGAGGACCTGGCCATGGTCCTCGTCGACTACAAGGGCGGCGCCACCTTCGCCCCGTTCGCGCACCTGCCGCACGTCGCCGGTGTCATCACCAACCTGGAGAACCAGGCCGGCCTCGTCGAGCGCGTCCACGCCTCCCTCGCCGGCGAGGTCAAGCGCCGCCAGCAGGTGCTCAAGGACGCGGGCAACGTCGCCGACATCGGCCACTACGCCGCGCTGCGCGCCGAGAAGCGCCCCGACCTGGAGCCGCTGCCGCACCTGTTCGTCGTCATCGACGAGTTCGGCGAACTCCTCACCGCCAAGCCGGACTTCATCGACCTGTTCCTGTCCATCGGCCGCATCGGCCGGTCCATCGGCGTGCACCTGCTGCTGTCCAGCCAGCGCATCGAGGCCGGCAAGCTCAAGGGCCTGGAGACGTACCTGTCGTACCGGCTGGGCCTGCGCACCTTCTCCCCGGACGAGTCCCGCACGGTCCTGGACACCACCGACGCCTTCCACCTGCCCCCGCTGCCCGGCTTCGGCTACCTCAAGGTCGACACCAGCCACTACGAGCGGTTCAAGGCCAGTTACGTCTCCGGCGCCTACCGCGGCCCCGTCCAGCACGAGGAGGAGGACACCGGGCCGCTCGCCCTGGAGTACCAGGCCTACAACACCCTCGGCCAGGGCGACTCCGACGGGCCCGAGGAGCCGCAGATGCGGCGCCGGGAGACCGGCCCCACCGAGATGGGCGTGATGATCGACCAGCTGGAGCGGTCCGGTGCCCGCGCGGTGCGCCAGATCTGGCTGCCCCCGCTGCCCGCCGCCGTCCCGCTCGACAAGGTCGCCGGACCCGTGCAGGTGGGTCCGCGCGGCATGCAGCTCGCGGGGCGCCGCGGCCCGCTCCAGGTGCCGCTGGGCACGATCGACGACCCGACGAAGCAGTGGCAGGGCCAGTGGTACCTGGACCTGACGCTCGCCGGCGGCCACGCCGCGATCATCGGCGGCCCCCAGTCCGGCAAGACCACCCTGCTGCGCACCCTCGCCCTGTCCCTGGCCCTGACCCACACCCCGCAGGAAGTGGGCGTCTACGGCCTCGACCTGGTCGGCGGCGGCCTGCAGGCCCTGTCGGGGCTGCCGCACGTCGGTGGCATCGCCGGCCGGGCCGACCGGGAGCGCGCGGCCCGCACCATCGACTCGGTGCGCGCCATGCTCGACCAGCGCGAGGAACTGTTCCGGGTGCACGGCATCGACTCGCTGGAGCAACTGCGCACCCTGCGCGCCGCGGGCCGGGTGCCCGAGCTGGCCAGCACCGAGATCGTGCTGCTCATCGACGGCTTCGGCGCGCTGCGCGACGACTTCGAGGACCTGGACGACCCGGTCGTCGACATCCTCAAGCGGGGCAGCGGCTACGGCATCCACGTCGTCGCCGGCATGCTGCGCTGGAACGACGTGCGCATCGCCACCCAGTCCCAGTTCGGCACCCGCGTCGAACTGCGGCTGAACGACCCGAGCGAGTCCAGCATCGACCGCAAGCTCGGCGAGACCCTCTCGCCCGAGGAGAAGGGCCGCGTCCTCACCGACCGCAAGCTCTTCGCCCAGGTCGCCCTGCCCCGCACCGACGGCCTCGCCGACACCGCCGACCTCGGCACGGTCCTGGAGACCACCGCCCGGCAGATCCGCGCCACCTGGACCGGCGAGGTCGCCCAGCCGGTGCGCGTGCTGCCGCACGTGCTGGAGGCGCACCAGCTGCCCGGCCCGGCCACCGAACCGCGCCGCGTCCCGGTCGGCCTGGACCAGACGCGGCTGGCCCCCGTCCCGCTCGACCTGTTCCACCACGACCAGCACCTGCTGATCATGGGCGACAGCGAGTGCGGCAAGACCAACCTGCTCAAGGTGATCGCCCGCGGCCTGATCGAGCGCTACGGCGACAAGGAACTCGTCTTCGGCGTCTTCGACCCGCGCCGGGGCCTGCGCGGCGTCATCCCGGAGGAGTACCGGGGCGGCTACGCCTACAACACCAAGCTGTGCGCGGGCCTCGCCGCCGGCATCGCCTCCGAACTGGAGAAGCGGCTGCCCGACGAGAGCGCCGACGGCGCCGACCTGGAGCCGGGCAGCTTCTCCGGCCCGCGGATCGTGATCCTCGTCGACGACTACGACGTCCTCACCACGGCGGGTCAGCAGCCGCTCGCGCCCTTCGTGCCGTACATCCCCTCGGCCGTCGACATCGGACTGCACTTCGTCCTCACCCGCCGCGTCGCGGGCGCCTCCCGGGGCCTGTACGAGCCGCTGCTGCAGAGCCTGCGCGAGTCCGGCGCCTCGGCGCTGGTGATGTCGGGCGACCGCAGCGAGGGGCAGCTCTTCCCCGGCGTGTACGCCGGTCCGCAGCCGCCCGGCCGGGGCGTGCTGGTCCGCAGGGGCGAACCGAGCCGGCTCATCCAGACCGTCTACGAGGGGACGAGGTAA
- a CDS encoding MinD/ParA family protein — MAGEKGDMPSGDNWQNDVLRDLRGGTPQQPQQTSQQRDRQQAAAQPSAAQQSAPQQGQGPEAQQAHAAQGQGQAQGPAPAYGYPQQYQQPTTAEQQHAQQQAYAEQYAAAQRQAYAAQGQQQYADPAYAQQAYAEQQAYARQQAYAEQQRQAYTEQQQHQHAQRQAYAAQQAYAEQQAYAEQQAYAEQQAYAEQQAAPQEQPQPQQYAQPSPAPRARASRATPDSRPVVDQKLVGAGKGPRRGEPFAARALRAVRRTVSSSAAREVAETTATAEILQQPVTTGRQIAVTSIRGGSGKTTVAALLTATYAHYRQDPVLAVEADPALGSLPLRLGAESLRWTTGDLADVVEPQMTLLDITGYLVQLPENAWLLPGSQGQVGAMLDTKGYERIMVAMRRYFGVTVADCETLPAEVARTALSAAQARILTVPATLEGIASTHAVLEWMRALPRDITTSTVVVLTETVPHTGIDLEKAAEQLKATGASVRVLPYDRHLAAGGTIRTELLARDTREAATRLAAEAFQLSHKRR; from the coding sequence GTGGCAGGAGAGAAGGGCGACATGCCGAGCGGGGACAACTGGCAGAACGACGTGCTGCGGGATCTGCGGGGCGGCACGCCCCAGCAGCCGCAGCAGACGTCCCAGCAGCGGGACCGGCAGCAGGCGGCGGCACAGCCGTCGGCGGCTCAGCAGTCGGCCCCGCAACAGGGGCAGGGGCCGGAGGCGCAGCAGGCGCACGCCGCCCAGGGTCAGGGGCAGGCACAGGGGCCGGCCCCGGCCTACGGCTACCCGCAGCAGTACCAGCAGCCGACGACCGCCGAGCAGCAGCACGCGCAACAGCAGGCCTACGCCGAGCAGTACGCCGCCGCGCAACGGCAGGCCTACGCCGCGCAGGGGCAGCAGCAGTACGCCGACCCGGCCTACGCCCAGCAGGCCTATGCCGAACAGCAGGCCTACGCCCGGCAGCAGGCCTACGCCGAGCAGCAGCGGCAGGCGTACACCGAACAGCAGCAGCACCAGCACGCCCAGCGGCAGGCCTACGCCGCGCAACAGGCGTACGCCGAGCAGCAGGCCTACGCCGAACAGCAGGCCTACGCCGAGCAACAGGCCTATGCCGAGCAGCAGGCCGCCCCGCAGGAACAGCCCCAGCCCCAGCAGTACGCGCAACCGTCCCCCGCGCCCCGCGCCCGCGCCTCCCGCGCCACCCCCGACAGCCGCCCGGTCGTCGACCAGAAGCTCGTCGGCGCGGGCAAGGGACCCCGGCGGGGCGAGCCGTTCGCCGCGCGCGCCCTGAGGGCCGTACGCCGTACCGTCTCCTCCTCCGCGGCCCGCGAGGTGGCGGAGACCACCGCGACCGCCGAAATCCTCCAGCAGCCGGTCACCACCGGCCGCCAGATAGCGGTGACCTCGATCCGCGGCGGCTCGGGCAAGACCACGGTCGCCGCGCTGCTGACCGCCACCTACGCCCACTACCGCCAGGACCCGGTCCTGGCCGTCGAGGCCGACCCGGCGCTCGGCTCGCTGCCGCTGCGGCTCGGCGCGGAGAGCCTGCGCTGGACCACCGGCGATCTCGCCGACGTCGTCGAACCGCAGATGACGCTCCTCGACATCACCGGCTACCTCGTCCAACTGCCCGAGAACGCCTGGCTGCTGCCGGGCAGCCAGGGGCAGGTCGGGGCCATGCTCGACACCAAGGGCTACGAGCGGATCATGGTGGCGATGCGCCGCTACTTCGGCGTGACCGTCGCCGACTGCGAGACGCTGCCCGCCGAGGTCGCCCGCACCGCCCTGTCCGCCGCCCAGGCCCGGATCCTCACGGTCCCCGCGACGCTGGAGGGCATCGCCAGCACGCACGCGGTCCTGGAGTGGATGCGCGCCCTGCCCCGGGACATCACCACCTCCACCGTCGTCGTGCTCACCGAGACCGTGCCGCACACCGGCATCGACCTGGAGAAGGCGGCCGAGCAGCTGAAGGCGACGGGGGCGAGCGTGCGGGTCCTGCCCTACGACCGGCATCTGGCGGCCGGCGGCACGATCCGCACCGAACTCCTCGCGCGGGACACCAGGGAGGCCGCCACCCGCCTGGCGGCGGAGGCCTTCCAGCTCTCCCACAAGCGCCGCTGA
- the eccD gene encoding type VII secretion integral membrane protein EccD translates to MSRTQLSRVTLIGERRRADLVLPSDTPIGQLLPDILQLLDDRAATRPTTRQLITSDGSALPHDATLASAEVPDGAVLRLVRAHAAPPAPVVHDVTDQVADDLDLRTWRWRPAARRVSAGVATVVFAVAAAVLARHEFSLESVTTGLAVVTALFLIAGAAIARIGQGNQGLATALLLAAGGLGLLTAWTAADAYDWGGTARLAGIAAALVVTLVLLAYCSPLGKGGLIGAGAIVVVALVWEVVALLQDRADRIGAVMAVFSIILLGLLPRFALMASGLTALDDKRSTGTSVSRHQVANALAATHRGLALATIVTAASAALGGWMLTTAKEPTVWTVGLASLVAVVLLSRARAFPLVAEVVALFAAAALLVVRLAVLWLDHAGGAGALVLLGAAALLPLLVLGIEPPDHIRVRLRRFADLIESLGVIGLFPLAIGAFGIYGQLLNKF, encoded by the coding sequence ATGTCTCGGACCCAGCTGAGCCGGGTCACCCTGATCGGCGAGCGACGACGAGCCGACCTGGTCCTGCCGTCGGACACGCCGATCGGCCAATTGCTTCCGGACATACTCCAGTTGCTGGACGACCGGGCCGCCACCCGGCCGACCACTAGGCAGCTGATCACCTCCGACGGATCGGCGCTTCCCCATGACGCGACGCTGGCGTCGGCCGAGGTGCCCGACGGCGCCGTGCTCCGCCTCGTCCGGGCGCACGCCGCGCCGCCCGCGCCGGTCGTGCACGACGTCACCGACCAGGTCGCGGACGACCTCGACCTGCGGACCTGGCGCTGGCGCCCGGCCGCCCGCCGCGTCAGCGCCGGCGTGGCCACCGTGGTGTTCGCCGTGGCCGCGGCCGTCCTGGCCCGGCACGAGTTCTCCCTGGAGTCCGTCACCACCGGGCTCGCGGTCGTCACCGCCCTGTTCCTGATCGCCGGCGCGGCCATCGCCCGGATCGGCCAGGGCAACCAGGGCCTGGCCACCGCGCTGCTGCTCGCCGCCGGCGGGCTCGGCCTGCTGACCGCCTGGACCGCGGCCGACGCCTACGACTGGGGCGGGACGGCCCGGCTGGCCGGTATCGCCGCCGCGCTGGTGGTCACGCTCGTGCTGCTGGCCTACTGCTCGCCGCTCGGCAAGGGCGGGCTGATCGGGGCCGGGGCGATCGTCGTGGTAGCCCTGGTGTGGGAGGTCGTCGCCCTCCTCCAGGACCGGGCGGACCGGATCGGCGCCGTGATGGCCGTGTTCTCCATCATCCTGCTCGGGCTGCTGCCCCGGTTCGCGCTGATGGCCTCGGGACTCACCGCCCTGGACGACAAGCGCTCCACGGGGACGTCCGTGAGCCGCCACCAGGTCGCCAACGCCCTCGCCGCCACCCACCGCGGGCTCGCCCTCGCCACCATCGTCACCGCGGCGTCCGCCGCCCTCGGCGGCTGGATGCTGACCACCGCGAAGGAGCCGACCGTCTGGACGGTGGGCCTCGCCTCGCTCGTGGCCGTCGTCCTGCTCTCCCGGGCCCGCGCCTTCCCCCTGGTCGCCGAGGTCGTGGCGCTGTTCGCGGCGGCCGCGCTGCTCGTCGTGCGCCTCGCGGTGCTGTGGCTGGACCACGCCGGGGGAGCCGGCGCGCTGGTACTGCTGGGGGCCGCGGCACTGCTGCCGCTGCTGGTCCTGGGCATCGAGCCGCCCGACCACATCCGGGTGCGGCTGCGCAGGTTCGCCGACCTGATCGAGTCCCTCGGCGTGATCGGGCTCTTCCCGCTCGCCATCGGGGCGTTCGGCATCTACGGGCAGCTGCTCAACAAGTTCTGA
- a CDS encoding HD domain-containing protein, whose protein sequence is MPQGPQEMSLAEVEAVARTAHAGQTDKAGRPYAEHLSAVAAGVRARGGSDELVAAAWLHDALEDGVLSEEWLDAAALTQHTKDVVRAMTKRPDEEPEAYARRILDTPGARLVKAADLAHNADPHRLAALDEHTARRLTRKYAVMRKRLGLAPDD, encoded by the coding sequence ATGCCGCAAGGGCCGCAGGAGATGAGTCTCGCCGAGGTCGAGGCCGTCGCCCGCACCGCGCACGCCGGGCAGACGGACAAGGCCGGGCGGCCGTACGCCGAGCATCTGTCGGCCGTCGCCGCAGGCGTGCGCGCCCGGGGCGGGAGCGACGAACTGGTGGCCGCCGCCTGGCTGCACGACGCGCTGGAGGACGGCGTCCTCAGCGAGGAGTGGCTCGACGCGGCCGCCCTCACGCAGCACACCAAGGACGTCGTACGGGCCATGACCAAGCGGCCGGACGAGGAACCGGAGGCGTACGCCCGCCGGATCCTGGACACCCCCGGCGCCCGGCTGGTCAAGGCGGCCGACCTCGCGCACAACGCCGACCCCCACCGCCTCGCCGCACTCGACGAGCACACCGCCCGGCGGCTCACCAGGAAGTACGCCGTCATGCGGAAGCGCCTGGGCCTGGCCCCGGACGACTGA
- a CDS encoding DUF6508 domain-containing protein: MTNPVHYISVTAPDGEVIGYAWAAADADDVEWVNRRASSSSAYDAGTQWYGRVREARERGLTPLGVLHLLSHEPGVGPVTETTGADAVEELARIVTPADDQRLLAQLDRDDAEAWRELADAFDALTDDDRDVEWGGGQKSPSGAVHVPFPKYSEGVFRAVDALQRVGAVTPEHRWMDNPMPTLPPEGALRPADAVRAATAVVRGEKFCDGTIDNALKTGLLDAVADSLRAWYTDPRAAQHAARHAAEPDVQRAKQPDAQSVTQPVPQPTAQPPSPVGAPAGSAQSERGPVPRLPHADLPEPPDPSLPMCRFCGGSPAADVAFRAHRGLLVVMGFRKTDGPMCMTCGLAVYRALTTHTLAWGWWSPLSLFLFAPLTLVRNVLAVRKVKRLPAPGPGTLGPRYDPGVPVRRRPRAYIALIPVLWVLFMIVTGLSGGV; encoded by the coding sequence ATGACCAACCCCGTCCACTACATCTCCGTCACCGCCCCCGACGGCGAGGTGATCGGATACGCCTGGGCAGCCGCGGACGCCGATGACGTCGAGTGGGTCAACCGGCGGGCGAGCAGCAGCAGTGCCTACGACGCGGGAACGCAGTGGTACGGCCGGGTGCGGGAGGCTCGCGAGCGTGGGCTCACGCCCCTGGGCGTGCTCCACCTGCTCAGTCATGAACCCGGCGTCGGCCCCGTCACCGAGACCACCGGTGCCGACGCCGTCGAGGAACTCGCCCGTATCGTCACTCCGGCCGACGACCAGCGCCTCCTCGCCCAGCTCGACCGCGACGACGCCGAGGCGTGGCGGGAACTCGCCGACGCCTTCGACGCGCTCACGGACGACGACCGGGACGTGGAGTGGGGCGGTGGACAGAAGTCGCCGAGCGGTGCCGTCCACGTGCCGTTCCCGAAGTACAGCGAGGGCGTGTTCCGGGCCGTCGACGCCCTCCAGCGCGTCGGTGCCGTCACGCCCGAGCACCGGTGGATGGACAACCCCATGCCCACGCTGCCCCCGGAGGGCGCGCTGCGGCCCGCCGACGCCGTACGGGCCGCCACCGCCGTGGTGCGCGGGGAGAAGTTCTGCGACGGCACCATCGACAACGCCCTCAAGACCGGCCTCCTGGACGCCGTCGCCGACTCCCTCCGCGCCTGGTACACCGACCCTCGCGCCGCGCAGCACGCCGCGCGGCACGCCGCTGAGCCGGACGTGCAGCGCGCCAAGCAGCCGGACGCGCAGTCCGTCACACAGCCGGTCCCCCAGCCGACCGCACAGCCCCCTTCCCCGGTCGGCGCACCGGCCGGCAGCGCACAGTCCGAGCGCGGACCCGTCCCTCGCCTCCCGCATGCCGACCTCCCGGAACCCCCGGACCCGTCCCTCCCCATGTGCAGGTTCTGCGGAGGTTCTCCCGCCGCGGACGTCGCGTTCCGCGCGCACCGTGGCCTCCTCGTCGTCATGGGATTCCGGAAGACGGACGGTCCGATGTGCATGACCTGCGGGCTGGCCGTGTACCGCGCGCTGACCACCCACACGCTCGCCTGGGGCTGGTGGAGCCCCCTGTCCCTCTTCCTCTTCGCGCCGTTGACGCTGGTCCGCAACGTCCTGGCCGTCCGCAAGGTGAAGCGGCTCCCCGCGCCGGGGCCGGGCACGCTCGGTCCGCGCTACGACCCGGGCGTACCCGTGCGGCGACGGCCCCGGGCGTACATCGCGCTCATCCCCGTCCTGTGGGTGCTCTTCATGATCGTGACAGGGCTGTCGGGCGGTGTGTGA